One part of the Sporosarcina ureae genome encodes these proteins:
- the speE gene encoding polyamine aminopropyltransferase, with protein sequence MNLWFTEDHSPHIRLSFRVEEHLYTATSEFQKIDVFQTTEFGRILTLDGYVMVTEKDEFIYHDMIVHVPMATNPTIEKVLVIGAGDGGTVRELTRYPTIKQIDMVEIDEQVVQVCQKFLPQTAAQLTDPRVTLYFEDGLKFVRQQENAYDLIIVDSTDPFGPGEGLFTKEFYGNCYKALNEQGILVNQHESPFYAEDARGMQRAHKSITGFFPVSKVYQAHIPTYPSGHWLFGFASKKYDPIEDLDADAWNTIGLQTKYYNPKLHVGSFALPNYVKELLIHAE encoded by the coding sequence ATGAATTTATGGTTTACCGAAGATCACTCACCACACATTCGTTTATCCTTTCGCGTAGAAGAACATCTTTATACTGCGACAAGTGAATTTCAGAAAATTGATGTCTTCCAGACGACTGAGTTCGGTAGAATTTTGACACTTGATGGATATGTCATGGTGACGGAGAAAGACGAATTCATTTATCACGATATGATTGTTCATGTCCCAATGGCTACAAATCCTACAATCGAAAAAGTGTTAGTTATCGGTGCTGGTGATGGGGGTACCGTGCGGGAACTGACGCGCTATCCGACAATCAAACAAATTGATATGGTCGAAATAGATGAGCAAGTTGTACAAGTATGCCAGAAGTTTTTACCGCAAACCGCAGCACAACTTACGGATCCACGCGTTACACTGTATTTTGAAGACGGATTAAAATTCGTCCGCCAGCAAGAGAATGCGTACGATCTGATCATTGTTGATTCCACCGATCCATTCGGTCCCGGAGAAGGTCTTTTCACGAAGGAGTTTTATGGCAATTGCTATAAAGCACTAAACGAACAAGGTATTCTTGTGAATCAACATGAAAGTCCTTTCTATGCGGAAGACGCGCGCGGTATGCAACGTGCACATAAAAGCATTACAGGGTTCTTCCCCGTTTCAAAAGTCTATCAAGCACATATTCCCACGTATCCGTCTGGACATTGGTTATTCGGATTTGCTTCAAAGAAATATGATCCAATAGAAGACTTGGATGCAGATGCTTGGAATACAATTGGTTTACAAACAAAGTATTATAATCCCAAACTACATGTCGGCTCATTCGCCTTGCCGAACTATGTAAAGGAGTTACTGATTCATGCTGAATAA
- the speB gene encoding agmatinase — protein sequence MLNKNIETFLGFEGDYEDSSFVIFGAPFDSTTSFRPGTRFASKVMRSESFGLETYSPYQDADLTDYALFDGGDLELSFGNTERALEQIEEFTSLVLHDGKTPCMIGGEHLVTLGAVLAAAKMYPDLHVIQFDAHTDLRDDYLDQRLSHATVIRRIWDLLGDDKIFQYGIRSGDRPEFEWAAKQHVFMNKFNFDGLEDTVKKLQGKPVYLTIDLDVLDPSVFPGTGTPEAGGVSFVELLKAILTVSGLNIVACDINELSPVYDQSGASTAVACKVLRELTIAINKNN from the coding sequence ATGCTGAATAAAAACATAGAAACATTTTTAGGTTTCGAAGGAGACTATGAAGATTCTTCATTCGTAATTTTCGGTGCTCCTTTTGATTCCACTACTTCTTTCCGTCCCGGGACGCGCTTTGCCAGTAAAGTGATGCGCAGTGAGTCTTTCGGTCTCGAAACGTATAGCCCCTATCAAGACGCAGATCTAACAGATTATGCATTGTTTGACGGAGGCGATCTAGAACTGAGTTTCGGGAATACGGAACGTGCACTGGAGCAAATTGAAGAATTCACTTCACTTGTTCTACATGACGGAAAAACGCCTTGCATGATCGGCGGCGAACATTTAGTTACTTTGGGTGCCGTACTTGCTGCAGCGAAAATGTATCCTGATCTGCATGTCATCCAATTCGATGCACACACTGACTTGCGCGATGATTATTTGGATCAACGCCTGTCTCACGCAACGGTTATTCGTAGAATCTGGGACTTGCTTGGAGACGATAAGATCTTCCAATATGGTATTCGTTCGGGAGACCGTCCTGAATTCGAGTGGGCGGCTAAGCAGCATGTGTTCATGAATAAATTTAATTTCGACGGCCTCGAAGACACAGTTAAGAAACTGCAAGGTAAACCCGTCTATTTGACGATTGACTTGGACGTACTGGATCCTTCCGTGTTTCCCGGAACCGGTACACCCGAAGCTGGCGGCGTAAGCTTTGTTGAACTGCTAAAAGCTATTTTGACAGTCAGCGGTTTGAATATCGTTGCTTGTGATATCAATGAATTGTCCCCTGTTTACGATCAAAGCGGCGCCTCAACTGCCGTAGCTTGTAAAGTGTTACGTGAATTAACGATTGCTATAAATAAAAATAACTAA
- a CDS encoding saccharopine dehydrogenase family protein translates to MGRALIIGAGGVASVVVHKCCQVPDVFEEICIASRTKSKCDALKEKLDGGRTKIQTAQVDADNVPELVALINEFKPDIVINVALPYQDLTIMDACLETKVDYLDTANYEPLDTAKFEYKWQWAYKEKFEKAGITALLGSGFDPGVTGVFSAYALKHYFDEIHTIDIVDANAGDHGYPFATNFNPEINIREITANGRYYEKGEFIETKPLEVKRVYDLPEIGPKDVYLLYHEELESLAKNITGVEKIRFWMTFSEKYLTHLRVLENVGMTSIEPIEFNGQQIVPLQFLKAILPDPASLGPRTKGKTNIGCIYQGIKDGEPKTYYVYNICDHQECYREVGSQAISYTTGVPAMIGAMMMLTGKWKKPGVFNIEEFDPDPFMEALNEYGLPWHEDFNPTLID, encoded by the coding sequence ATGGGAAGAGCATTAATTATTGGAGCAGGCGGCGTAGCAAGTGTCGTCGTGCATAAGTGTTGTCAAGTACCAGATGTATTTGAAGAAATCTGTATTGCAAGCCGTACAAAGTCAAAATGTGATGCATTGAAAGAAAAGCTCGATGGTGGACGTACGAAAATTCAAACTGCACAAGTAGATGCAGATAATGTGCCTGAACTTGTTGCATTAATTAATGAATTCAAACCTGATATCGTCATCAACGTCGCACTACCTTATCAGGACTTGACGATCATGGATGCATGTCTTGAAACAAAAGTCGACTATCTAGATACAGCAAATTACGAGCCGCTTGATACAGCCAAGTTCGAATATAAATGGCAGTGGGCTTATAAAGAGAAGTTTGAAAAAGCAGGTATTACAGCACTGCTTGGTAGTGGTTTCGACCCTGGCGTAACTGGCGTATTCTCAGCTTACGCACTGAAGCATTATTTCGATGAAATCCATACAATCGATATCGTCGATGCAAACGCTGGCGATCACGGATATCCATTCGCAACTAACTTCAATCCAGAAATCAATATTCGTGAAATCACTGCAAACGGGCGTTACTACGAAAAGGGCGAGTTCATCGAAACAAAGCCTCTTGAAGTAAAACGCGTCTATGACTTACCTGAAATCGGTCCGAAAGACGTTTACTTGTTATACCATGAGGAACTGGAATCTTTGGCGAAAAACATTACAGGTGTCGAGAAAATCCGTTTCTGGATGACTTTCTCTGAAAAGTATTTGACGCATTTACGTGTATTAGAAAACGTTGGCATGACATCTATCGAACCTATTGAATTTAACGGTCAGCAAATAGTTCCACTTCAATTCCTAAAAGCTATATTACCGGATCCTGCTTCTCTTGGTCCGCGCACGAAAGGTAAAACGAACATCGGCTGTATTTATCAAGGTATAAAAGACGGCGAGCCGAAAACTTATTACGTCTACAATATTTGCGATCACCAGGAATGCTATCGAGAAGTAGGATCACAAGCAATTTCCTATACAACAGGTGTTCCAGCAATGATTGGCGCCATGATGATGTTAACAGGTAAATGGAAAAAGCCAGGTGTCTTCAATATTGAAGAATTCGACCCAGATCCATTCATGGAAGCATTGAATGAATATGGTTTGCCGTGGCATGAAGATTTCAATCCAACTCTGATTGACTGA
- the nspC gene encoding carboxynorspermidine decarboxylase: MNFDVHAVPSPSYVVEEKLLISNLEKMKSIIDQTGCKILLAQKGFSMFNVYPLLGQYLHGVTSSGLFEARLGYEEMGKEVHTYAPAFQEDEFDEILSYSDHLVFNSFAQWKKFKDRVQKHDKSIACGIRINPEYSEIEVDMYNPCFDYSRFGVTLENFEPDELDGISGLHFHTMCEQNSDTLWRTIQIIDEEFGPYLEKMKWINFGGGHHITRADYDIDALIRSIRFMQDKYGLEVYLEPGEAVALNTGFLVATVLDTMQNGMDIAILDTSAACHMPDVLEMPYRPEIIGAGTANEKAYTYRLGGPTCLAGDVIGDYSFDQPLKPGDRLVFCDMAHYSMVKNNTFNGVNLPSIVLHTVDNEINVVKQFGYEDFRQRLS; the protein is encoded by the coding sequence ATGAACTTTGATGTACATGCTGTCCCTTCGCCTAGTTATGTTGTGGAGGAAAAATTGCTTATCTCTAACTTAGAAAAGATGAAATCCATTATCGATCAAACAGGATGCAAGATCTTACTTGCACAAAAAGGATTTTCGATGTTTAACGTCTATCCTTTACTGGGGCAGTATTTGCATGGGGTGACTTCAAGTGGTTTGTTTGAAGCACGTCTCGGTTATGAAGAAATGGGGAAAGAAGTGCACACGTATGCCCCTGCCTTCCAAGAAGACGAATTTGATGAAATCCTTAGCTATTCCGATCATTTAGTATTTAATTCATTTGCGCAGTGGAAGAAGTTTAAGGATCGTGTTCAGAAGCACGACAAATCGATTGCATGTGGTATCCGAATCAATCCTGAGTACTCGGAAATTGAAGTCGACATGTATAACCCATGCTTCGATTACTCACGATTTGGTGTAACTTTAGAAAACTTTGAACCTGACGAACTTGATGGTATTAGTGGCCTACACTTCCATACGATGTGTGAACAAAACTCGGATACATTATGGCGGACAATCCAAATTATCGATGAAGAATTTGGTCCTTATTTAGAGAAGATGAAATGGATCAATTTCGGTGGCGGTCACCACATAACGCGTGCTGATTATGACATTGACGCATTGATTCGTAGCATTCGTTTCATGCAGGACAAGTATGGTCTTGAAGTGTACTTGGAGCCAGGCGAAGCTGTCGCATTGAACACAGGCTTCCTTGTCGCCACAGTACTTGATACCATGCAAAATGGTATGGACATTGCCATTCTCGATACATCAGCGGCTTGCCATATGCCAGACGTACTGGAGATGCCTTATCGACCAGAGATTATTGGAGCAGGCACGGCAAATGAAAAAGCCTATACATATCGATTAGGTGGCCCAACTTGTCTGGCTGGTGATGTAATTGGTGATTATTCATTCGATCAGCCGCTGAAGCCAGGCGATCGACTTGTATTCTGTGACATGGCACACTATTCCATGGTGAAGAACAATACGTTCAACGGAGTTAATCTTCCGTCCATCGTTCTTCATACGGTGGATAATGAAATTAATGTCGTGAAGCAATTTGGTTATGAGGATTTTAGGCAGCGCTTGTCTTAA
- the cax gene encoding calcium/proton exchanger gives MNKVFTVMAFTGVPLVFLASFLNWSDLWMFALCCYSIVALAAFIGRATESLAIVSGPRIGGLLNATFGNAVELIISIFTLKAGLIAIVLASLTGSVLGNLLLVLGLSFFAGGLKHKRQNFSIYDARFNSALLVFAIVVAFVIPEVFSMTMDTKTELHLSIGISIILILIYLAGLVFKLFTHRGVYGSEDHETDEVPEWTKKKAILVLMISTVAVAFVSEKLVHTFGTLGEKFGWTELFIGVIIVAIVGNAAEHSSAITMAMKNKMDISVEIAIGSTLQVAMFVAPVLVLISLMMPTAMPLVFTWPELIAMITATLLVVNICQDGESNWFEGLVLFSAYLIMGIGFFLL, from the coding sequence CTGAATAAAGTATTTACTGTAATGGCGTTCACTGGTGTACCTTTAGTGTTTTTAGCGTCTTTTTTGAATTGGTCCGATTTATGGATGTTTGCGCTATGTTGTTATAGTATTGTTGCTCTGGCTGCATTCATAGGAAGAGCTACAGAAAGCTTGGCAATTGTTAGTGGTCCAAGAATTGGTGGTTTGTTAAATGCCACATTCGGTAACGCGGTAGAACTTATCATTTCTATATTTACGTTAAAAGCCGGATTGATTGCAATCGTACTGGCATCGTTGACAGGTTCTGTTTTAGGAAACTTATTATTAGTTCTCGGGCTATCATTTTTCGCGGGTGGTCTGAAACATAAAAGACAGAATTTCAGTATTTATGATGCACGGTTCAACTCTGCGCTACTAGTGTTTGCAATAGTTGTTGCATTCGTGATTCCGGAAGTATTTTCGATGACGATGGATACGAAAACTGAACTACATCTAAGTATTGGTATTTCGATCATACTTATTCTGATTTATTTAGCTGGCCTAGTATTTAAATTATTTACTCACCGTGGTGTTTACGGTTCTGAAGATCACGAAACGGATGAAGTTCCAGAGTGGACGAAAAAGAAAGCTATATTAGTATTGATGATTTCGACAGTAGCGGTCGCATTTGTTTCAGAGAAGCTAGTGCATACGTTTGGTACGTTAGGTGAGAAGTTTGGCTGGACGGAGTTATTTATCGGTGTCATCATTGTTGCTATCGTTGGAAATGCGGCAGAGCATTCATCAGCGATCACGATGGCGATGAAGAATAAAATGGATATTTCAGTTGAAATCGCGATTGGTTCTACATTGCAAGTGGCAATGTTTGTAGCGCCGGTTCTTGTACTGATTTCCTTGATGATGCCAACTGCAATGCCGCTCGTATTCACTTGGCCAGAGTTAATCGCCATGATTACCGCCACCTTGCTAGTCGTCAATATATGTCAAGATGGCGAGTCGAACTGGTTTGAAGGGCTCGTGCTGTTCTCAGCTTATCTAATCATGGGTATTGGATTCTTCTTACTGTGA
- the nikC gene encoding nickel transporter permease → MSEFTPKVDGVVEAELEKTTGPWREAWVGFRKSKVAVVGAVIVIFFILLALFGPLVTKEGINEQLMTDRLQPPSSEYWFGTDDFGRDIFSRIIHGARISLTVGFFSVVGSIVVGSFLGIIAGYYGRWIDTIISRIFDIMLAFPSILLAIAIVSVLGPSLRNALIAIAIINVPNFGRLIRSKVLSIKEDEYITAAKAIGMKDFRILFSHILPNSMAPVIVQGTLAVATAILEAAALGFLGLGAEAPYPEWGKMLADSKDYLQNAPWTMIFPGVAIMLTVLGFNLMGDGLRDALDPKMKS, encoded by the coding sequence ATGTCAGAATTTACGCCTAAGGTAGATGGAGTAGTAGAAGCAGAATTAGAAAAAACAACAGGACCTTGGCGGGAAGCTTGGGTAGGTTTTCGTAAAAGTAAAGTGGCGGTTGTGGGCGCAGTCATTGTCATATTCTTTATACTGCTCGCACTCTTCGGACCCCTTGTCACGAAAGAAGGCATCAACGAACAATTAATGACAGATCGACTGCAACCTCCTTCGTCAGAATACTGGTTCGGTACGGATGATTTCGGCCGTGATATTTTCTCACGTATTATTCACGGTGCACGAATTTCTCTAACTGTTGGATTTTTCTCGGTAGTAGGTTCGATTGTAGTAGGTAGTTTCCTAGGAATTATCGCGGGTTATTATGGTCGCTGGATTGATACCATTATTTCGAGGATATTCGATATTATGCTCGCATTCCCTTCTATTTTATTGGCAATTGCGATTGTATCCGTACTAGGACCGAGTTTACGTAACGCGTTAATTGCAATTGCGATCATTAACGTACCGAACTTTGGACGATTGATACGGTCTAAAGTATTGAGTATTAAAGAAGATGAGTATATTACAGCTGCAAAGGCAATTGGAATGAAAGATTTCAGAATCCTATTTTCGCATATTTTACCTAACTCAATGGCACCTGTTATCGTTCAAGGTACATTGGCGGTTGCTACAGCTATCTTAGAAGCAGCAGCACTTGGATTCCTAGGACTAGGAGCGGAAGCCCCTTATCCAGAGTGGGGGAAGATGTTAGCTGACTCTAAGGATTATCTGCAAAATGCTCCATGGACAATGATTTTCCCTGGGGTTGCCATAATGCTCACAGTTTTAGGATTTAACCTCATGGGTGACGGTTTACGTGATGCATTGGATCCCAAAATGAAAAGTTAA
- a CDS encoding ABC transporter permease produces MIRAGGVKELFNYTIKRLLQLIPVLLGMTFLVFMLIRAIPGNPAQVILGQQATKEAVEALTIKLGLDQPWYTQYFSYLGGIFKGDLGESMRTRLPVADEIWPYLAATLELALFAMIIAVVVGINAGIISAWFQNSWFDYSAMVLALVGVSMPIFWLGLMGQWAFAIELQWLPTTGRENVRDPISAITNLYIIDTLIQGRFDQLWEVIKHLILPGLALATIPMAIIARMTRSSMLEVMRSDYIRTARAKGQKMFWVVYKHALKNAIIPVLTVIGLQIGLLLGGAILTETIFAWPGIGRYIYDAINFRDYPVIQSGILIVAFIFVMINLIVDLLYGLIDPRIKYD; encoded by the coding sequence ATGATAAGAGCCGGAGGGGTGAAAGAGTTGTTCAACTATACGATTAAGAGGCTTTTACAGCTGATTCCTGTCCTGCTTGGTATGACATTTTTAGTTTTTATGTTGATTCGTGCAATACCTGGTAATCCAGCACAAGTAATATTAGGACAACAAGCGACTAAAGAAGCGGTAGAAGCTTTGACGATCAAGCTAGGTCTTGATCAACCGTGGTATACACAATACTTCAGTTATTTAGGTGGTATTTTTAAAGGTGATTTAGGAGAATCCATGCGTACGCGCCTTCCTGTGGCGGATGAAATTTGGCCTTATTTAGCAGCTACATTAGAGTTAGCATTATTTGCGATGATTATCGCGGTCGTTGTAGGAATTAACGCGGGTATTATTTCTGCTTGGTTCCAAAACTCATGGTTTGATTATTCAGCAATGGTACTAGCGCTAGTTGGAGTATCCATGCCGATCTTCTGGTTAGGATTAATGGGACAGTGGGCATTTGCGATCGAATTACAATGGTTGCCAACAACTGGACGTGAGAATGTCCGGGACCCTATATCCGCCATAACCAATTTATACATAATTGATACGCTCATCCAGGGCAGGTTTGATCAATTATGGGAAGTTATTAAACATTTGATCTTACCTGGACTAGCGCTCGCAACCATTCCAATGGCGATTATCGCCCGAATGACACGTTCGAGCATGTTGGAAGTTATGCGTTCGGACTATATTCGTACAGCGCGAGCAAAAGGTCAGAAAATGTTCTGGGTAGTATATAAGCACGCGTTGAAAAATGCGATCATTCCTGTGTTGACAGTTATTGGTTTGCAGATAGGTTTATTGCTCGGTGGAGCTATTCTGACGGAAACAATCTTCGCTTGGCCTGGAATCGGACGCTATATCTATGACGCAATCAACTTTAGAGATTATCCTGTTATTCAATCAGGTATACTCATCGTTGCATTTATCTTTGTCATGATCAATCTCATCGTCGACCTATTGTATGGACTGATCGATCCGAGGATTAAGTATGATTGA
- a CDS encoding ABC transporter substrate-binding protein — MRKGKLWSFALIMLLVLSTALAACSGGDDKEGSGDKDKDTADKGGSENKTLVFGRGGDSTSLDPSRVTEGETFKVTVNLFETLLNFGEQDTTVQPGLAKEYDTSEDGLTYTFQLEEGVKFHDGTDFNAEAVVKNFERWANGDSDTFPYYNSMFGGFKDDEDHVIESVKADGESTVIITLKRPQAPFLKNLAMSMFAISSPEAFEKGNDEYERNPVGTGPFKFVEWKPNETITIEKNEEYWQEGLPKLDRIIFQAIPDNSARLNALLSGEIDLADGINPADGLKIEDNDTLQLFERPSMNVGYLGLTVTREPFDKKEVRQAMNYAIDKQSIVDSFFEGRAEVAKNAMPSSISGYNDDVEDYAYDPEKAKELLKEAGLEDGFEMELWAMPVPRPYMPDGKKVAEAIQSNLADVGIKAKIVSYEWATYLDKASKGEADAFMLGWTGDNGDADNFLYVLLDEDNIGSNNYTYFKNDETHKLFIEAQTEVDEDKRIELYKQAQEILHEEAPWVPLAHSIPLLGGKKELTGFVPHPTGSDLLSNVEFK; from the coding sequence ATGAGAAAAGGGAAATTGTGGTCGTTTGCGTTGATCATGCTTCTTGTCTTATCGACTGCACTGGCAGCTTGTTCAGGCGGTGATGACAAAGAAGGTAGTGGGGACAAAGACAAAGACACTGCAGATAAAGGCGGCAGTGAAAACAAGACGTTAGTATTTGGACGAGGTGGAGATTCAACATCTCTTGACCCGTCCCGTGTAACAGAAGGGGAAACTTTTAAAGTTACAGTGAATTTATTCGAAACGTTATTAAACTTTGGGGAGCAAGATACAACGGTTCAACCCGGTCTTGCAAAAGAATATGATACAAGTGAAGATGGATTAACGTATACATTCCAATTAGAAGAAGGCGTAAAGTTTCATGATGGCACAGACTTTAATGCAGAAGCTGTTGTGAAGAACTTTGAGCGTTGGGCTAATGGAGATTCAGATACATTCCCATACTATAACTCTATGTTCGGTGGGTTTAAAGACGATGAAGATCACGTAATTGAATCTGTTAAAGCAGATGGAGAATCCACAGTGATTATTACTTTGAAGCGCCCGCAAGCACCATTCTTGAAAAACCTTGCGATGAGTATGTTCGCTATCTCTAGTCCAGAAGCTTTCGAAAAGGGCAATGATGAGTATGAGCGTAATCCAGTAGGAACAGGTCCATTCAAGTTTGTCGAGTGGAAGCCAAATGAGACAATTACAATTGAAAAGAACGAAGAATATTGGCAAGAAGGATTACCGAAATTGGATCGCATCATTTTCCAAGCAATTCCGGATAACTCTGCTCGCCTGAACGCATTACTATCTGGTGAAATTGATTTGGCAGATGGAATCAATCCTGCTGATGGGTTAAAGATTGAAGACAATGATACATTGCAGTTGTTCGAGCGTCCTTCCATGAACGTAGGATACCTTGGATTAACAGTAACGCGTGAGCCATTTGATAAAAAAGAAGTTCGTCAAGCAATGAACTATGCTATCGATAAACAATCAATCGTCGATTCATTCTTTGAAGGACGCGCAGAAGTAGCGAAAAATGCTATGCCTTCATCCATTTCAGGTTATAACGATGATGTAGAAGATTATGCATATGATCCTGAAAAAGCAAAAGAATTATTGAAAGAAGCAGGTCTTGAAGATGGATTCGAAATGGAACTATGGGCTATGCCGGTTCCACGTCCATATATGCCAGACGGCAAGAAAGTAGCGGAAGCGATCCAAAGCAACTTAGCTGACGTTGGTATTAAAGCGAAAATCGTTTCTTATGAGTGGGCAACTTACCTTGATAAAGCAAGCAAGGGAGAAGCAGATGCATTCATGCTAGGTTGGACTGGCGATAACGGTGACGCGGACAACTTCCTGTATGTATTGTTAGATGAAGATAATATCGGAAGCAATAACTACACGTACTTCAAGAACGACGAAACACATAAGCTATTCATTGAAGCACAAACAGAAGTAGATGAGGACAAGCGTATCGAGTTGTATAAGCAAGCTCAAGAAATTCTTCATGAAGAAGCGCCTTGGGTACCACTTGCACACTCCATTCCTTTGTTAGGCGGTAAGAAGGAACTTACTGGTTTCGTTCCACATCCTACGGGTTCTGATTTGTTGTCAAACGTAGAATTCAAATAA
- a CDS encoding ABC transporter ATP-binding protein: protein MSKPLLKVEGLKKYFPIRKGLIGKTVGHVKAIDDISFYVNEGETLGIVGESGCGKSTTGRTIMQLLEPTEGIVEFQGRDLAKLPANEVRKIRRDIQMVFQDPYASLNPRHTIGKILEEPLIVHGGHNAKERRKKVVEFLKIVGLSEYHAKRYPHQFSGGQRQRIGIARALMTNPKLIIADEPVSALDVSIQAQVLNLMQDLQKEFNLTYIFIAHDLGVVRHISDRVAVMYLGKIVEITKSEELYANPLHPYTQALLSAVPVPDPNYKKEQIIIEGDMPSPANPPSGCAFHTRCPFKMDVCTKVTPVLAEENTGHSVACHLYTDEGNDDIERKKQLEGSV, encoded by the coding sequence ATGAGCAAACCGCTGCTAAAAGTTGAAGGGTTAAAAAAGTACTTTCCCATTCGTAAAGGATTAATTGGTAAAACAGTTGGTCACGTCAAGGCGATTGATGATATTTCCTTTTATGTCAATGAAGGCGAGACGCTTGGAATTGTAGGGGAAAGTGGTTGCGGTAAATCGACGACTGGTCGAACGATTATGCAGTTACTTGAACCTACAGAGGGAATAGTGGAATTTCAGGGCAGAGATCTAGCTAAACTACCTGCTAATGAAGTACGTAAGATTCGTAGAGATATCCAAATGGTCTTTCAAGATCCTTACGCTTCATTGAATCCACGGCATACAATCGGAAAGATTTTGGAAGAGCCATTGATTGTCCATGGAGGTCACAATGCAAAAGAACGTCGTAAAAAGGTTGTGGAGTTCTTAAAGATTGTTGGTTTAAGTGAATATCATGCTAAGCGCTACCCTCATCAATTTAGTGGAGGGCAACGTCAGCGTATCGGAATTGCTCGAGCATTAATGACGAATCCTAAATTGATTATTGCAGATGAGCCGGTATCTGCGCTTGACGTATCGATTCAGGCGCAAGTTCTGAACTTAATGCAAGACTTACAAAAAGAATTTAACTTAACGTATATCTTTATTGCACATGATCTCGGTGTTGTACGTCACATTAGTGATCGTGTAGCAGTTATGTACTTAGGGAAAATCGTAGAGATTACGAAAAGTGAAGAGCTCTATGCAAACCCACTCCATCCCTACACACAAGCTTTGTTGTCTGCGGTTCCTGTACCAGATCCAAATTACAAAAAGGAGCAAATCATTATTGAAGGGGACATGCCTAGCCCGGCGAATCCTCCAAGTGGTTGTGCATTTCACACTCGCTGTCCGTTCAAAATGGATGTGTGTACGAAAGTAACCCCTGTGTTAGCAGAGGAGAATACTGGTCATTCTGTTGCTTGCCATCTGTATACGGATGAAGGTAACGATGATATAGAAAGAAAAAAACAATTGGAGGGATCTGTATGA
- a CDS encoding ABC transporter ATP-binding protein, with translation MNERKKLLEVKDLQTTFFTDSGEIPAVDHVDFYVREGEVLGIVGESGCGKSVTSLSIMQLVPSPPGKITGGEILFEGQDLLKKSEKEMRGIRGNDVAMIFQEPMTSLNPLFTIGNQMSEAISLHQKKWSKKQIKERAVEMLKLVGLPRSEEIMKEYPHQLSGGMRQRVMIAMALVCDPKVLIADEPTTALDVTIQAQILKLMRDLNERMNTAILLITHDLGVVAETCERVVVMYAGQVIEEAPTHAIFENPCHPYTRGLIQSVPDMRDKRDRLYSIPGNVPKPGSIETGCRFAARCESAFSRCWVETPELYRNSENHQTRCFLYDEQEGVTSANEQTAAKS, from the coding sequence ATGAACGAAAGAAAGAAATTACTTGAAGTTAAAGATTTGCAAACGACCTTTTTCACGGATTCGGGAGAAATTCCAGCAGTAGATCATGTGGACTTTTATGTGAGAGAAGGAGAGGTCTTAGGGATTGTTGGGGAATCTGGCTGTGGGAAGAGTGTAACCTCTTTATCTATCATGCAGTTGGTGCCAAGTCCGCCCGGGAAAATCACTGGAGGAGAAATCTTATTTGAAGGTCAGGACCTCCTAAAAAAATCGGAGAAGGAAATGAGAGGGATTCGCGGAAACGATGTCGCGATGATTTTTCAGGAGCCTATGACTTCACTTAACCCTCTTTTCACAATAGGTAATCAGATGTCTGAAGCAATTTCCCTTCATCAGAAAAAGTGGTCAAAAAAGCAAATCAAGGAACGGGCAGTTGAAATGTTAAAATTAGTCGGATTGCCTCGCTCTGAAGAAATTATGAAAGAATATCCTCATCAGCTATCAGGTGGTATGCGACAGCGTGTCATGATTGCTATGGCACTTGTCTGCGATCCAAAAGTTCTTATTGCAGATGAGCCTACAACAGCACTTGATGTAACCATCCAAGCGCAAATCCTGAAATTAATGCGGGATCTAAATGAACGTATGAATACAGCGATCCTACTTATTACGCATGATTTGGGGGTAGTGGCTGAGACTTGTGAACGCGTCGTAGTTATGTATGCAGGGCAAGTTATTGAGGAAGCACCAACTCATGCGATTTTTGAAAATCCTTGTCATCCATATACTCGCGGATTGATTCAATCTGTTCCAGATATGCGGGATAAAAGAGACCGTCTTTATTCCATTCCAGGCAATGTGCCGAAACCCGGATCCATTGAGACGGGTTGTAGATTCGCAGCAAGATGTGAAAGCGCTTTCTCAAGATGCTGGGTAGAAACGCCGGAATTGTACCGAAACTCTGAAAATCATCAAACTAGATGCTTCTTATATGACGAGCAAGAAGGAGTGACGAGTGCAAATGAGCAAACCGCTGCTAAAAGTTGA